Proteins encoded within one genomic window of Corynebacterium aurimucosum:
- the ppk2 gene encoding polyphosphate kinase 2, with protein MADIKDDELPEIDLAQTDGYVVDDSDEDDPSLIMPDGSPVETWRENYPYEERMTRDEYESIKRALQIELLKWQNWTKETGQRHIILFEGRDAAGKGGTIKRFNEHLNPRGARTVALEKPSPRESTSWYFQRYIQHFPSGGEIVFFDRSWYNRSGVERVMGFCTESQHAEFLREVPMLENMILGSGISLTKLWFSVTRKEQRTRFAIRQIDPVRQWKLSPMDLASLDKWDDYTRAKEEQFRYTDTEESPWITIKSNDKKRARINAMRYVLSKFEYTNKDHELVDQVDDKIVKRGRDQIGD; from the coding sequence ATGGCTGACATTAAAGACGACGAACTCCCCGAGATCGACCTTGCGCAGACCGACGGCTACGTCGTCGATGACTCTGATGAAGATGATCCCTCGCTGATCATGCCGGATGGCTCGCCTGTCGAGACTTGGCGCGAGAACTACCCGTACGAGGAGCGCATGACGCGCGATGAGTACGAATCCATCAAGCGCGCCCTGCAGATTGAGCTGCTGAAATGGCAGAACTGGACGAAGGAAACCGGCCAGCGCCACATTATCCTCTTCGAGGGCCGCGATGCCGCGGGTAAGGGCGGCACCATTAAGCGTTTCAACGAGCACCTCAACCCGCGTGGTGCGCGCACCGTGGCGCTGGAGAAGCCTTCCCCGCGCGAGTCCACGTCGTGGTACTTCCAGCGCTATATTCAGCACTTCCCGTCCGGTGGTGAAATCGTTTTCTTCGACCGCTCCTGGTACAACCGCTCCGGTGTGGAGCGCGTCATGGGCTTCTGCACAGAGTCCCAGCACGCAGAGTTCCTGCGCGAGGTGCCGATGCTGGAGAACATGATTCTCGGCTCTGGCATTTCGCTGACTAAGCTATGGTTCTCCGTGACTCGCAAGGAACAGCGCACTCGCTTCGCTATTCGCCAGATTGACCCCGTCCGTCAGTGGAAGCTTTCGCCCATGGACCTAGCGTCCTTGGATAAGTGGGATGATTACACCCGCGCCAAGGAGGAGCAGTTCCGCTACACCGATACGGAAGAGTCTCCGTGGATCACCATTAAATCCAACGACAAGAAGCGTGCCCGCATCAACGCGATGCGCTACGTGCTCTCCAAGTTTGAGTACACCAACAAGGACCACGAGCTCGTTGACCAGGTGGATGACAAGATTGTCAAGCGCGGTCGCGACCAGATCGGTGACTAA
- a CDS encoding PorH family porin — MDLSFIGDQLGNFATFADGIKKLFTGFAGVFDAISGAAQQGDSFVVKPNTSALEALSSKK; from the coding sequence ATGGATCTTTCTTTCATCGGTGACCAGCTCGGTAACTTCGCTACCTTCGCTGACGGCATCAAGAAGCTCTTCACCGGCTTCGCTGGCGTCTTCGACGCTATCTCCGGCGCTGCTCAGCAGGGTGACTCCTTCGTTGTTAAGCCGAACACCTCCGCTCTCGAGGCTCTGTCCTCCAAGAAGTAA
- the groL gene encoding chaperonin GroEL (60 kDa chaperone family; promotes refolding of misfolded polypeptides especially under stressful conditions; forms two stacked rings of heptamers to form a barrel-shaped 14mer; ends can be capped by GroES; misfolded proteins enter the barrel where they are refolded when GroES binds) encodes MAKIIAFDEEARRGLERGLNTLADAVKVTLGPKGRNVVLEKSWGAPTITNDGVSIAREIELEDPYEKIGAELVKEVAKKTDDVAGDGTTTATVLAQALVREGLRNVAAGSNPMGIKRGIEAATKKVVDSLLSSAKEVETQEEIATTAGISAADPAIGEKIAEAMYTVGNGSVNKDSVITVEESNTFGVDLEVTEGMRFDKGYISGYFATDMERQEAVLEDPYILLVSSKISNIKDLVPLLEKVMQTGKPLLIIAEDVEGEALSTLVVNKIRGTFKSVAVKAPGFGDRRKATLQDMAILTGGQVISEEVGLSLETAEIEYLGQARKVVVTKDETTIVQGAGSQEQIDGRIKQIRAEIENSDSDYDREKLQERLAKLAGGVAVLKVGAATEVELKERKHRIEDAVRNAKAAVEEGIVAGGGVALLQAAEVLDSLSDLTGDEATGVKIVREALSAPLKQIAQNAGLEPGVVADKVASLPAGQGLNAASGEYVDLMAAGINDPVKVTRSALQNAASIAALFLTTEAVVADKPEPAGAGAGMPDADAMGGMGF; translated from the coding sequence ATGGCAAAGATTATTGCCTTCGATGAAGAGGCACGTCGCGGCCTCGAGCGTGGTCTCAACACGCTTGCTGACGCCGTCAAGGTCACCCTCGGCCCCAAGGGTCGCAACGTCGTCCTGGAGAAGTCCTGGGGCGCTCCGACCATTACTAACGACGGTGTCTCCATCGCGCGCGAGATCGAGCTCGAGGACCCGTACGAGAAGATCGGCGCTGAGCTGGTCAAGGAAGTAGCCAAGAAGACCGATGACGTCGCCGGTGACGGCACCACCACCGCTACCGTTCTGGCACAAGCTCTCGTGCGTGAGGGCCTGCGCAACGTAGCTGCTGGTTCCAACCCAATGGGCATCAAGCGCGGCATCGAGGCCGCTACCAAGAAGGTTGTTGACTCCCTGCTTTCCTCCGCAAAGGAAGTAGAGACCCAGGAAGAGATTGCCACCACCGCAGGCATCTCCGCCGCTGACCCGGCAATCGGCGAGAAGATCGCCGAGGCTATGTACACCGTGGGTAACGGCTCCGTGAACAAGGATTCCGTTATTACCGTTGAGGAGTCCAACACCTTCGGCGTTGACCTTGAGGTCACTGAAGGTATGCGCTTCGACAAGGGCTACATCTCTGGCTACTTCGCTACCGATATGGAGCGCCAGGAGGCAGTCCTTGAGGATCCGTACATCCTGCTGGTCTCCTCCAAGATCTCCAACATCAAGGACCTCGTCCCGCTGTTGGAGAAGGTCATGCAGACCGGCAAGCCGCTGCTGATTATCGCTGAGGATGTCGAGGGCGAGGCCCTGTCCACCCTCGTGGTCAACAAGATCCGCGGCACCTTCAAGTCCGTTGCTGTGAAGGCTCCGGGCTTCGGCGACCGCCGCAAGGCCACCCTGCAGGACATGGCTATCCTCACCGGCGGTCAGGTCATCTCCGAAGAGGTTGGCCTCTCCCTGGAGACCGCTGAGATCGAGTACCTCGGCCAGGCACGCAAGGTCGTCGTGACCAAGGATGAGACCACCATCGTTCAGGGCGCTGGCTCCCAGGAGCAGATCGACGGCCGCATCAAGCAGATCCGCGCCGAGATCGAGAACTCCGACTCCGACTACGACCGCGAGAAGCTGCAGGAGCGCCTGGCCAAGCTGGCCGGCGGCGTGGCAGTCCTCAAGGTTGGTGCCGCTACCGAGGTTGAGCTCAAGGAGCGTAAGCACCGCATCGAGGATGCCGTGCGCAACGCTAAGGCTGCCGTAGAGGAGGGCATCGTCGCCGGTGGTGGCGTGGCTCTGCTGCAGGCAGCCGAGGTTCTGGATTCCCTCTCGGACCTCACCGGTGACGAGGCTACTGGCGTCAAGATCGTGCGCGAGGCACTCTCTGCTCCGCTGAAGCAGATTGCTCAGAACGCTGGTCTGGAGCCGGGTGTTGTCGCTGACAAGGTTGCCTCCCTGCCGGCTGGCCAGGGACTCAACGCCGCTTCTGGCGAGTACGTGGACCTGATGGCTGCGGGCATCAACGACCCGGTGAAGGTCACCCGCTCCGCGCTGCAGAACGCTGCGTCCATCGCAGCCCTGTTCCTGACCACCGAGGCGGTTGTGGCTGATAAGCCGGAGCCGGCCGGTGCAGGCGCTGGCATGCCGGACGCTGACGCAATGGGCGGTATGGGCTTCTAG
- a CDS encoding OPT family oligopeptide transporter, whose amino-acid sequence MATTTAEGSQSTLRELTLRGIIIGGLITLIFTAANVYLGLKVGLTFATSIPAAVISMAVLRRFAGHNVKENNIVQTIASAAGTLSAIIFVLPGLVMVGYWQGFSFIDTAAVCAIGGVLGVMYSIPLRRALVTGSDLPYPEGVAAAEVLKVGDSSGEDGEAAHEENAKGLRVIVFGGILSAFMALLAAMKAAASEVATYFKFGSGATTLGTSLSLALVGVGHLVGLAVGIAMLVGVVISYLILLPILTGGEGLGDPAAIMETVDTVFSDRIRFIGVGTMAIAAVWTLIKITGPIAKGMAESFASSRNRKDGQQVAVEERDIPAPYVIGTILVLMIPIGLLLWNFVRGTDIHDHMAVLITVSVLFTLLVGLVIASVCGYMAGLIGASNSPISSIGIIAVIAAALLIATVTRGTDAEPLSLVAYTLFTAAIVFGIATISNDNLQDLKTGQLVGATPWKQQVALIIGVLFGSLVIPPILQVMLTGFGFQGMEGAGEDALAAPQAALMSSVASGIFDNSLPWDLIGLGAAIGAVIIIVDECLRYFTDKYSLSPLAVGMGMYLPAAITVVVPIGAFLGYFYNRWAARQSKPDFVKRMGTLLATGLIVGESLFGVVNAGIIAASAGESPLEIFEGGTAAKFVGVILFVGGIAAAYKWTAKKAAS is encoded by the coding sequence ATGGCGACGACGACCGCCGAAGGTTCCCAGTCCACGCTCCGCGAGCTCACGCTGCGCGGCATTATTATCGGTGGACTTATCACTCTGATCTTTACTGCCGCCAACGTGTATCTCGGCCTTAAAGTAGGCCTGACATTTGCCACGTCCATTCCTGCCGCCGTGATTTCCATGGCGGTGCTGCGCCGCTTTGCCGGGCACAACGTCAAAGAGAACAACATTGTGCAGACCATCGCGTCGGCAGCCGGTACCTTGTCCGCCATCATCTTCGTGCTCCCAGGCCTGGTGATGGTGGGCTACTGGCAGGGCTTTTCCTTCATCGATACCGCCGCGGTGTGCGCCATCGGTGGTGTGCTCGGCGTGATGTACTCCATCCCGCTCCGCCGCGCGCTGGTGACGGGCTCGGACCTGCCCTACCCGGAGGGTGTGGCCGCGGCCGAGGTCCTCAAGGTGGGCGATAGCTCCGGTGAGGACGGCGAAGCCGCCCACGAGGAAAACGCGAAGGGCCTGCGCGTCATCGTCTTTGGCGGCATCCTCTCCGCGTTTATGGCTTTACTGGCAGCAATGAAAGCGGCTGCCTCCGAGGTGGCCACCTACTTCAAATTCGGCTCAGGTGCGACGACGCTAGGCACCTCCCTGTCGCTGGCGCTGGTCGGCGTGGGCCACCTTGTCGGACTGGCCGTCGGTATCGCCATGCTCGTCGGCGTGGTTATTTCCTACCTCATCCTGCTGCCCATCCTCACCGGTGGTGAGGGTCTGGGAGATCCGGCCGCCATCATGGAGACCGTCGATACGGTCTTCTCCGATAGGATCCGCTTCATCGGCGTGGGCACCATGGCCATCGCTGCCGTGTGGACGCTGATTAAGATTACGGGTCCGATTGCCAAGGGCATGGCTGAGTCCTTCGCCTCCTCCCGCAACCGCAAGGATGGCCAGCAAGTGGCAGTGGAGGAGCGCGATATTCCAGCGCCCTATGTCATTGGCACCATCTTGGTCCTGATGATTCCGATTGGACTTTTGCTGTGGAACTTCGTGCGCGGTACCGATATTCACGATCACATGGCCGTCCTGATCACGGTCTCCGTGCTCTTCACCTTGCTGGTGGGCCTCGTTATCGCGTCGGTGTGCGGCTACATGGCTGGCCTGATTGGTGCCTCTAACTCGCCGATTTCCTCTATTGGCATCATCGCGGTCATCGCCGCGGCGCTGCTGATTGCCACCGTGACCCGCGGTACGGATGCGGAACCGCTCTCGCTGGTGGCTTACACGCTGTTTACCGCGGCCATTGTCTTCGGCATTGCGACTATTTCCAATGACAACCTGCAGGACCTCAAGACTGGTCAGCTGGTTGGGGCAACGCCATGGAAGCAGCAGGTAGCACTCATCATCGGTGTCCTTTTCGGTTCCCTGGTGATTCCGCCGATTCTGCAGGTCATGCTCACCGGCTTTGGCTTCCAGGGCATGGAGGGCGCTGGCGAGGATGCGCTGGCTGCACCGCAGGCCGCACTGATGTCCTCGGTGGCCTCCGGTATTTTCGATAACTCCCTGCCATGGGATCTCATCGGTCTGGGCGCGGCAATTGGTGCCGTCATCATCATCGTGGACGAGTGCCTGCGCTACTTCACCGACAAGTACTCTCTGTCGCCGCTGGCCGTGGGCATGGGCATGTACCTGCCGGCAGCCATCACCGTTGTGGTGCCGATTGGTGCCTTCTTGGGTTACTTCTACAATCGTTGGGCAGCCCGCCAGTCCAAGCCGGATTTTGTCAAGCGCATGGGTACGCTGCTGGCTACTGGCCTCATCGTGGGCGAGTCCCTCTTTGGCGTGGTCAACGCGGGTATCATCGCGGCCTCGGCCGGCGAGTCCCCGCTGGAGATCTTCGAGGGCGGGACGGCAGCCAAGTTCGTCGGCGTCATCCTCTTTGTTGGCGGTATTGCTGCGGCCTACAAGTGGACGGCGAAGAAGGCTGCGTCTTAA
- a CDS encoding dipeptidase, with amino-acid sequence MTKISEFVSNDRDTIFQQLKELVSFNSVHNEPGLEEETAKAAEWVHAALVDVGFTPEAITTADGSTAIVAKRPGKEGAKTVLLYSHYDVVPAGNPEAWGSDPFTLTERDGRWYGRGAADCKGNVAMHLAALRALDAHGGTDLNLTVLIEGSEERGGEGLSALIEERPELFAADAILIADAGNAKVGVPTLTTSLRGGSQINVKVSTLHSAVHSGQFGGAAPDAVKALMRALDSLTDEYGRTTIDGVDCEGTWPLAEGQDTAYSEENFRADAQMLEGTEVMGAKDPAGATAIADMIWARPAITVTGFTSTPVAEAVNAVPATAEANINLRTPATMDPRATAEAVAEHLKKHVPWGAHIEVTILEANLGFETDPAKPAVALLGECLGEAFGAETITQGMGGSIPLTVELQEKHPNAEIALFGVEEPQCTIHSANESVDPSEIEKIAIAEALFLQRFA; translated from the coding sequence ATGACCAAGATTTCTGAGTTTGTCAGCAACGACCGAGATACCATTTTCCAGCAGCTCAAGGAGCTCGTCTCCTTCAATTCCGTCCACAACGAGCCGGGTCTAGAGGAGGAGACCGCGAAGGCAGCGGAGTGGGTTCACGCCGCGCTTGTCGACGTCGGCTTCACCCCCGAAGCCATCACCACCGCTGATGGTTCCACGGCGATCGTCGCCAAGCGCCCCGGCAAGGAAGGCGCGAAGACGGTGCTGCTCTACTCGCACTATGATGTCGTGCCCGCCGGCAACCCGGAGGCCTGGGGCTCCGATCCCTTCACGCTGACCGAGCGCGATGGCCGCTGGTACGGCCGCGGCGCCGCGGACTGCAAGGGCAACGTCGCTATGCACCTAGCGGCCCTGCGCGCACTCGACGCTCACGGTGGAACCGACCTCAACCTCACCGTGCTTATTGAGGGTTCTGAGGAACGCGGCGGCGAGGGCCTGTCCGCACTCATCGAAGAGCGCCCGGAGCTCTTTGCTGCCGACGCCATCCTCATCGCCGACGCCGGCAACGCCAAGGTGGGTGTGCCGACGCTGACGACCTCCCTGCGCGGTGGCTCGCAGATCAACGTCAAGGTCTCCACCCTCCACTCGGCTGTGCACTCCGGCCAGTTCGGCGGCGCGGCTCCCGACGCTGTCAAGGCGCTCATGCGCGCGCTGGATTCCCTGACGGATGAGTATGGCCGCACGACTATCGACGGCGTCGATTGCGAGGGCACCTGGCCGCTGGCCGAGGGCCAGGACACCGCTTACAGCGAGGAGAACTTCCGCGCCGACGCGCAGATGCTTGAGGGCACCGAGGTCATGGGCGCGAAGGACCCGGCCGGTGCCACCGCCATCGCGGATATGATTTGGGCCCGCCCGGCGATTACCGTCACCGGCTTTACCTCCACCCCGGTGGCCGAGGCCGTCAACGCCGTGCCCGCTACCGCTGAGGCCAATATCAACCTGCGCACCCCCGCCACCATGGATCCCCGCGCCACCGCGGAGGCCGTGGCCGAGCACCTGAAGAAGCACGTCCCGTGGGGCGCACACATCGAGGTCACCATCCTGGAGGCCAACCTGGGATTCGAAACCGATCCGGCAAAGCCCGCCGTGGCTCTGCTCGGCGAGTGCCTCGGCGAGGCTTTCGGGGCCGAGACCATCACCCAGGGCATGGGCGGATCCATCCCGCTGACCGTGGAGCTGCAGGAGAAGCACCCGAATGCCGAGATCGCGCTCTTTGGCGTCGAGGAGCCGCAGTGCACCATCCACTCCGCCAATGAGTCGGTCGACCCGAGCGAAATTGAAAAGATCGCCATCGCTGAAGCACTCTTCCTCCAGCGCTTCGCCTAG
- a CDS encoding Na+/H+ antiporter subunit A, whose translation MLTLFCALVVASIAAPFLIFYLGRRAFGLLAIAPAVGFFWVLQQLTTGTLRNGNQLAYDLNWMPAAHLNISFRMDALSALFSLIILGVGALVLLYCWGYFDHPRRRLALFGGQMVGFATAMYGLVISDNFLLLYVFWEITSLLSFLLVSYYGERASSRRSAQQALMVTVLGGLAMLVGITLLGRQTGAWSFSGIAATEDLANTPYLTVAIVLILCGALSKSAIAPAHFWLPGAMAAPTPVSAYLHSAAMVKAGIYLVARLAPSVHDIPTWHLVVIPLGAFTMLLGGWMALKQRDLKLVLAYGTVSQLGFITAIIAIGSREAMQAGLALTFAHSLFKAALFMIVGAIDHSTGTRDIDKLAGLGRKSPALYVLAILPAMSMAGIPPLLGFVSKEATLEAIMGEELLVGMPRNMLLVAVVVGSALTMAYALRFLWGAFSSKGQEEPSEAVAHMHHIGPFLWIPPTVLTLLTIFFGLRPLPLSHGITQHLDNTFGTEQASELALWHGFTIALLLSVVIVAAGFLLHWQRQALTKAQFTYPALGSADDSYDAVINALRQLSLRITASTQRGSLQFNLTVIFATLMVLPIVMLINGDITNVHMIVAENPWQAIAAVIIIIAAVAATVLDNRLSGVILVGVTGYALSFIFALQGAPDLALTQLLVETIIMVLFMLVLRRMPANTEWKQEPKTGRLRAWLAVGVGLAVTVIGMFAINARREEPISHYMPELAKEIGHGANTVNVLLVDLRAWDTFGEITVLVIAATGIASLIFRTQSFTRASRRPTLQVTGRRWLAAGVESEKALNRSLMVDVSTRILFPSMMVLSLYFFFGGHNAPGGGFAGGLVAALALILRYLAGGREELEEALPLDGGRTMAVGLLFSLSAVITPMLLGYPPLTSGYTKIGVPLIGDVSLPSALIFDAGVYLIVVGLTLYVLSSLGAKLDEEEEMRKQRARDRARSLSRRAKEKETTATAEKGHA comes from the coding sequence GTGCTCACTCTCTTTTGCGCCTTGGTCGTAGCATCCATCGCCGCTCCATTCCTCATTTTCTACCTTGGCCGCCGCGCCTTCGGGCTCTTGGCAATCGCCCCTGCGGTCGGCTTCTTCTGGGTACTCCAGCAGCTCACTACTGGCACGCTACGCAACGGCAACCAGCTGGCTTATGACCTCAACTGGATGCCAGCCGCGCACCTCAATATCAGCTTCCGCATGGACGCGCTTTCCGCGTTATTCAGCCTCATCATCTTGGGAGTAGGCGCGCTGGTCTTGCTTTATTGCTGGGGCTATTTCGACCATCCTCGGCGCCGCCTTGCCCTCTTCGGTGGCCAGATGGTGGGCTTTGCCACGGCCATGTATGGCCTGGTCATTTCCGATAATTTCCTGCTGCTCTACGTCTTCTGGGAAATCACCTCCCTGCTGTCTTTTCTCTTGGTGAGCTATTACGGCGAGCGCGCCTCGTCGCGTCGATCAGCGCAGCAGGCGCTCATGGTGACCGTTCTAGGCGGCCTCGCCATGCTGGTCGGTATCACCCTCCTCGGCCGCCAGACCGGCGCGTGGTCTTTCAGCGGTATCGCCGCCACCGAAGACCTCGCCAACACCCCCTACCTCACCGTGGCGATCGTGCTGATTCTCTGCGGTGCGCTCTCCAAGTCCGCCATCGCCCCGGCCCACTTCTGGCTGCCCGGCGCCATGGCCGCGCCGACCCCAGTCTCGGCTTACCTGCACTCCGCAGCGATGGTGAAGGCCGGTATCTACCTCGTCGCGCGCCTTGCTCCCTCGGTGCATGACATTCCTACCTGGCACCTCGTGGTCATCCCCCTGGGCGCCTTCACCATGCTGCTCGGCGGCTGGATGGCGCTCAAGCAGCGTGACCTGAAGCTGGTTTTGGCTTATGGCACCGTCTCACAGCTGGGTTTTATCACCGCCATCATCGCCATCGGATCCCGCGAGGCCATGCAGGCAGGACTGGCGCTAACGTTCGCGCATTCCCTCTTCAAGGCTGCGCTCTTCATGATCGTCGGTGCTATCGACCATTCGACGGGAACGAGGGACATCGACAAGCTTGCGGGCCTGGGCAGGAAGAGCCCCGCGCTGTATGTCCTAGCTATCCTCCCCGCGATGTCCATGGCGGGCATTCCACCGCTGCTGGGCTTCGTGTCCAAGGAAGCCACGCTGGAAGCCATCATGGGCGAGGAGCTGCTCGTCGGCATGCCGCGCAACATGCTACTCGTTGCCGTCGTCGTCGGCTCCGCGCTGACGATGGCCTATGCCCTGCGCTTCTTGTGGGGCGCGTTCTCCTCCAAGGGGCAGGAAGAGCCTTCGGAGGCAGTGGCACACATGCACCACATCGGCCCCTTCCTGTGGATCCCGCCGACGGTGCTGACCTTGCTCACCATCTTCTTTGGCCTGCGGCCGCTGCCGCTATCCCACGGCATCACGCAGCACCTGGACAACACTTTTGGGACGGAGCAGGCTTCCGAACTAGCCCTATGGCATGGCTTCACCATCGCGCTGCTGCTTTCCGTGGTCATTGTCGCCGCCGGTTTCCTCCTGCACTGGCAGCGCCAGGCGCTCACGAAGGCCCAGTTCACCTACCCGGCCCTGGGCTCGGCAGATGATTCCTACGACGCCGTGATCAACGCCCTACGCCAGCTTTCCCTGCGCATCACCGCCTCCACCCAGCGCGGTTCGCTGCAGTTCAACCTCACGGTCATTTTCGCTACGCTCATGGTGCTGCCCATCGTCATGCTCATCAACGGTGATATCACCAACGTGCACATGATCGTGGCTGAGAACCCTTGGCAGGCCATCGCTGCGGTGATCATCATCATCGCTGCTGTCGCAGCCACCGTGCTGGATAACCGCCTCTCGGGCGTCATCCTCGTCGGCGTGACCGGCTACGCCTTGTCTTTCATCTTCGCGCTACAGGGCGCGCCGGATTTGGCACTGACGCAGCTGCTTGTGGAGACCATCATCATGGTGCTCTTCATGCTGGTACTGCGCCGCATGCCGGCCAATACCGAGTGGAAGCAGGAGCCCAAAACCGGTCGCTTGCGCGCCTGGCTGGCAGTCGGCGTGGGCCTGGCCGTCACCGTGATCGGTATGTTCGCTATCAACGCCCGGCGCGAGGAGCCCATCTCGCACTACATGCCGGAGTTGGCCAAGGAGATTGGCCACGGTGCCAACACGGTCAACGTCCTGCTCGTGGACCTGCGTGCGTGGGATACCTTTGGCGAGATCACGGTGCTCGTCATTGCCGCAACGGGTATTGCCTCGTTGATTTTCCGCACGCAAAGCTTTACCCGTGCCTCCCGCCGCCCGACCTTGCAGGTCACTGGGCGCCGCTGGCTGGCTGCAGGCGTGGAATCGGAGAAGGCGCTCAACCGCTCGCTCATGGTGGACGTGAGCACCCGTATTCTCTTCCCCTCGATGATGGTGCTGTCCCTGTACTTCTTCTTCGGCGGCCACAACGCCCCTGGCGGCGGTTTTGCTGGCGGCCTCGTGGCAGCCTTGGCGCTGATTCTGCGCTACCTAGCTGGCGGCCGCGAGGAGCTCGAAGAGGCGCTGCCACTCGACGGCGGCCGCACCATGGCGGTAGGCCTGCTGTTCTCCCTCAGCGCCGTCATCACCCCGATGCTCCTGGGCTATCCACCACTGACCTCTGGGTACACGAAGATCGGCGTACCGCTCATCGGTGATGTTTCCTTGCCGTCGGCGCTCATTTTCGACGCCGGTGTCTACCTCATCGTCGTCGGTCTCACGCTCTATGTCTTGTCTTCCTTGGGTGCCAAGCTCGATGAGGAAGAAGAGATGCGTAAGCAGCGCGCCCGCGACCGCGCCCGTTCCCTGTCACGCCGGGCGAAAGAGAAAGAAACCACTGCCACCGCAGAGAAAGGACACGCCTAA
- a CDS encoding Na(+)/H(+) antiporter subunit C, translating into MDANLMLLLAAGVLCGAGVYLLLDRAMTKMLLGILLLGNGANLFMLMAGGKAGSPPIDGRTSLPYGEDIADPLAQAMILTAIVISMALTGFILTLAYRQYRYRTADVIEDDTEDAAIAAIASRPGNASAAPDHDASNDPTTGRNTKEGDKFGPEFFEAPVKEATDE; encoded by the coding sequence ATGGATGCCAACCTCATGCTCCTGCTCGCTGCGGGCGTGCTCTGCGGCGCCGGGGTGTACTTATTGCTAGACCGCGCCATGACCAAGATGCTGCTCGGCATCTTGCTGCTGGGCAATGGCGCGAACCTCTTCATGCTCATGGCTGGCGGCAAGGCGGGCTCACCGCCAATCGACGGCCGGACCTCCTTGCCCTATGGCGAGGACATCGCCGATCCACTGGCCCAGGCGATGATCCTCACGGCCATCGTCATTTCGATGGCACTGACTGGCTTTATCCTCACCTTGGCCTACCGCCAATATCGCTACCGCACCGCGGACGTGATTGAGGATGACACCGAGGACGCCGCCATCGCCGCGATTGCCTCACGTCCGGGCAACGCCTCGGCTGCCCCCGACCATGACGCCTCCAATGACCCGACCACCGGCCGCAACACCAAGGAAGGCGATAAATTTGGCCCCGAATTCTTCGAGGCTCCCGTGAAGGAGGCCACCGATGAGTGA